Proteins encoded by one window of Brienomyrus brachyistius isolate T26 chromosome 1, BBRACH_0.4, whole genome shotgun sequence:
- the LOC125704008 gene encoding keratin-associated protein 10-2-like isoform X1, translating into MCLSARSLCLSAHSLSACSLCLSARSLCLSARSLCLSAHSLCLLAPCVCLLAPCVCLLPVSVCALPVSVCSLTVCLLPVSVCSLPVSVCSLPVSVCSLTVCLLHVSVCSLPVCSLPVSVCSLQVSICSLPVSVCSLPVSICSLPVSVCSLPVSACSLCLSARSLCLLAPCVCLLTPCVCSLPVSVCSLPVSVCSLTVCLLPVSVCSLPVSVCSLTVCLLPVSAPSLCLLAPCVCLLPPCVCLLTPCVCLLTHCLLTPCVCLLTPCVCLLTHCLLTPCVCLLTHCLLPPCVCLLTHCLLAPCVCLLTPCVCLFTPCVCLFAPCVCLFAPCVSKHQRQNSPLFRLLENWKDYGFSIITMCDTVNTSSPWQLGPKLSTRALKPNSPLPFWIRRPGLEVTAPPCWPVNRLRWGTWL; encoded by the exons ATGTGTCTGTCTGCTcgctccctgtgtctgtctgctcacTCACTGTCTGCTtgctccctgtgtctgtctgctcgctccctgtgtctgtctgctcgctccctgtgtctgtctgctcactccctgtgtctgctcgctccctgtgtctgtctgctcgctccctgtgtctgcttgctccctgtgtctgtctgcgcgctccctgtgtctgtctgctcacTCACTGTCTGCTtgctccctgtgtctgtctgctcactccctgtgtctgtctgctcactccctgtgtctgtctgctcactcactgtctgcttgctccatgtgtctgtctgctcaCTCCCTGTCTGCTCACTCCCTGTGTCAGTCTGCTCGCTCCAAGTGTCTATTTGCTcgctccctgtgtctgtctgctcgcTCCCTGTGTCTATTTGCTcgctccctgtgtctgtctgctcgctccctgtgtctgcttgctccctgtgtctgtctgctcgctccctgtgtctgcttgctccctgtgtctgtctgctcactccctgtgtctgctcgctccctgtgtctgtctgctcgctccctgtgtctgtctgctcacTCACTGTCTGCTtgctccctgtgtctgtctgctcactccctgtgtctgtctgctcacTCACTGTCTGCTTgctccctgtgtctgctccctccctgtgtctgcttgctccctgtgtctgtctgctccctccctgtgtctgtctgctcactccctgtgtctgtctgctcacTCACTGTCTGCTCactccctgtgtctgtctgctcactccctgtgtctgtctgctcacTCACTGTCTGCTCactccctgtgtctgtctgctcactcactgtctgctccctccctgtgtctgtctgctcacTCACTGTCTGCTtgctccctgtgtctgtctgctcactccctgtgtctgtctgttcactccctgtgtctgtctgttcgctccctgtgtctgtctgttcgCACCCTGTGTCTCAAAGCATCAGAGGCAGAATTCCCCGCTCTTCAGACTCCTGGAAAACTGGAAAGATTATGGCTTCAGCATCATCACAATGTG tgATACAGTGAACACCAGCTCACCATGGCAACTTGGCCCCAAGCTGAGTACCAG GGCCCTGAAGCCAAATTCACCACTGCCATTCTGGATTCGAAGACCTGGGCTTGAG GTCACAGCGCCTCCCTGCTGGCCCGTGA ACAGGCTTCGTTGGGGCACCTGGCTCTGA
- the LOC125704008 gene encoding keratin-associated protein 10-2-like isoform X2 — protein MCLSARSLCLSAHSLSACSLCLSARSLCLSARSLCLSAHSLCLLAPCVCLLAPCVCLLPVSVCALPVSVCSLTVCLLPVSVCSLPVSVCSLPVSVCSLTVCLLHVSVCSLPVCSLPVSVCSLQVSICSLPVSVCSLPVSICSLPVSVCSLPVSACSLCLSARSLCLLAPCVCLLTPCVCSLPVSVCSLPVSVCSLTVCLLPVSVCSLPVSVCSLTVCLLPVSAPSLCLLAPCVCLLPPCVCLLTPCVCLLTHCLLTPCVCLLTPCVCLLTHCLLTPCVCLLTHCLLPPCVCLLTHCLLAPCVCLLTPCVCLFTPCVCLFAPCVCLFAPCVSKHQRQNSPLFRLLENWKDYGFSIITMWLDHKHYRK, from the exons ATGTGTCTGTCTGCTcgctccctgtgtctgtctgctcacTCACTGTCTGCTtgctccctgtgtctgtctgctcgctccctgtgtctgtctgctcgctccctgtgtctgtctgctcactccctgtgtctgctcgctccctgtgtctgtctgctcgctccctgtgtctgcttgctccctgtgtctgtctgcgcgctccctgtgtctgtctgctcacTCACTGTCTGCTtgctccctgtgtctgtctgctcactccctgtgtctgtctgctcactccctgtgtctgtctgctcactcactgtctgcttgctccatgtgtctgtctgctcaCTCCCTGTCTGCTCACTCCCTGTGTCAGTCTGCTCGCTCCAAGTGTCTATTTGCTcgctccctgtgtctgtctgctcgcTCCCTGTGTCTATTTGCTcgctccctgtgtctgtctgctcgctccctgtgtctgcttgctccctgtgtctgtctgctcgctccctgtgtctgcttgctccctgtgtctgtctgctcactccctgtgtctgctcgctccctgtgtctgtctgctcgctccctgtgtctgtctgctcacTCACTGTCTGCTtgctccctgtgtctgtctgctcactccctgtgtctgtctgctcacTCACTGTCTGCTTgctccctgtgtctgctccctccctgtgtctgcttgctccctgtgtctgtctgctccctccctgtgtctgtctgctcactccctgtgtctgtctgctcacTCACTGTCTGCTCactccctgtgtctgtctgctcactccctgtgtctgtctgctcacTCACTGTCTGCTCactccctgtgtctgtctgctcactcactgtctgctccctccctgtgtctgtctgctcacTCACTGTCTGCTtgctccctgtgtctgtctgctcactccctgtgtctgtctgttcactccctgtgtctgtctgttcgctccctgtgtctgtctgttcgCACCCTGTGTCTCAAAGCATCAGAGGCAGAATTCCCCGCTCTTCAGACTCCTGGAAAACTGGAAAGATTATGGCTTCAGCATCATCACAATGTG gctggACCACAAGCACTACAGAAAATGA